One window of the Chrysiogenia bacterium genome contains the following:
- the thiL gene encoding thiamine-phosphate kinase, which produces MSKHLKEFELIARIERLAAKTGARVVESIGDDAAILRPSRGCDLVWATDAQVEDVHFRRAWMSPKDAGWRALAVNLSDLAAMGAAPLGALVSIAIPQSWSDAEVLALHRGVAACGKKFSCPLIGGNVSAAKGRALQVHVSVLGEVRRGRALRRDAARAGEDLWVTGRIGVGGVSLDALSSGGTAARNYLKPAPPLEFAKALAAKGLSRAAIDVSDGLLADLAHVLEASGNIGAQIELAKVPVPAGLRTLQKAGDPQSLAAALNRGEDYQLLFSAPATKRAAVESLAGAAKVKAARIGALTKAPGITLLTRTGQLLAYTGPGGWQHRR; this is translated from the coding sequence GTGAGCAAGCACCTCAAAGAATTTGAGCTGATCGCGCGCATCGAGCGACTTGCCGCAAAGACCGGTGCGCGCGTCGTCGAAAGCATCGGCGATGACGCGGCGATCCTGCGCCCCTCGCGCGGGTGTGACCTCGTGTGGGCGACTGACGCGCAGGTCGAGGACGTGCACTTTCGGCGCGCGTGGATGAGCCCCAAAGATGCCGGCTGGCGCGCGCTGGCGGTGAATCTCTCTGACCTGGCGGCCATGGGAGCGGCGCCGCTTGGCGCGCTCGTATCCATCGCGATCCCGCAAAGCTGGAGTGATGCCGAGGTGCTGGCGCTTCACCGCGGCGTGGCAGCCTGCGGCAAGAAGTTTTCCTGCCCCCTCATCGGCGGCAATGTCTCGGCGGCAAAGGGCAGGGCGCTGCAAGTGCACGTGAGCGTGCTGGGCGAAGTGCGCCGGGGCAGGGCCCTTCGCCGCGACGCGGCCCGCGCAGGCGAGGACCTGTGGGTGACCGGCCGGATCGGTGTCGGCGGAGTTTCGCTCGACGCGCTCAGCAGCGGCGGCACTGCCGCCCGTAACTATCTCAAACCCGCCCCGCCGCTCGAATTTGCAAAGGCGCTTGCCGCAAAGGGGCTCTCCCGCGCGGCCATCGATGTGAGCGACGGGCTCCTGGCCGATCTCGCTCACGTGCTGGAGGCCTCGGGAAACATCGGCGCGCAGATCGAACTGGCAAAAGTGCCTGTCCCCGCGGGGCTCCGAACGCTGCAGAAGGCAGGCGACCCGCAGTCACTGGCCGCCGCGCTCAATCGGGGGGAGGACTACCAGCTTCTCTTCAGCGCCCCGGCGACAAAGCGCGCGGCGGTTGAATCCCTCGCCGGGGCCGCTAAGGTGAAGGCCGCGCGCATCGGTGCACTGACAAAGGCGCCGGGCATCACGCTTTTGACTCGAACGGGGCAGTTGCTGGCCTACACCGGCCCCGGCGGCTGGCAGCACCGCCGCTGA
- a CDS encoding ABC transporter substrate-binding protein, giving the protein MRYSQEKRKFGRWTCAAVAALALAVGSCAEGAKAPAMPSEGRPVAAAPARPAAKDLTPDQRKQAYAYLRRAEHHYSEKRYAEAVANYRQLLDEFGESSLADDAQFWIGRIQYEQGAYARSVQSLRLAVENHPGSDLLDEARYWYGRALLAAGQTENAITVLEDLAQSNSDYRRGAEIAVVLAEAHQRQGKTDRAVRWLITALPAYDKDGEKYEEIKRRVQQYILQGEDPREIAALVRRYDTGFPGGIARYRHVELLAAAGDFDAAQEAGKEFLAKLPDHPLHALVERRLRIIESARNVDPLRIGVILPLSGKYKVFGERALRGIELAQQNIHVRGRGKGAKVTFIYRDSGGDPDKAVQAVEELALEENVIGIIGPLLGITAAPAARRAEVLEVPIMTMSQREGLPEIGPYVFRYFMTPRDQARALVRYAIKHRAVRNFGIMYPETALGRNFMMTIWKEVEDAGGWVTAADSYEAGATDFKAPLTRMTGRYYADAREYDRKVRKERAGRAWRDDAIAHIEYSYWKRFHAPKEGEEPDPNAPEAPEWPPREKTWQASVDFDAIFLPDAWNEVVLIAPQLDYNDVLGVEMLGTSAWNDPQLPEKGEKYVEGSVFVDAFFANSIRPRVARFAYAYEQAFGEQATVLEATAHDAASMMGKLLGSRQPPLRRNQLKDALLGVDGMNLLLGKASISETGDAVLPLTLLTVAEDEIVELVLPEEDPLDDLEDSEAPKTAPAEVQ; this is encoded by the coding sequence GTGCGGTATTCACAAGAAAAGAGAAAATTCGGCCGCTGGACCTGCGCGGCGGTGGCGGCGCTGGCCCTGGCGGTGGGAAGCTGCGCCGAGGGGGCGAAGGCGCCCGCCATGCCTTCGGAGGGACGTCCCGTCGCGGCGGCACCGGCGCGCCCGGCGGCCAAAGACCTCACCCCCGACCAGCGAAAGCAGGCCTACGCCTATCTGCGGCGGGCCGAGCACCACTACAGCGAAAAGCGCTATGCCGAGGCGGTGGCCAATTACCGCCAGCTCCTCGATGAATTCGGGGAGAGCTCGCTGGCCGACGACGCCCAGTTCTGGATCGGCCGCATCCAGTACGAGCAGGGGGCCTACGCCCGCTCGGTCCAGAGCCTGCGGCTGGCCGTGGAGAACCACCCGGGCAGCGACCTCCTTGACGAAGCGCGCTACTGGTATGGCCGCGCCCTGCTGGCGGCTGGACAGACCGAGAACGCGATCACCGTTCTCGAGGATCTTGCCCAGTCCAACTCCGACTACCGCCGCGGCGCCGAGATCGCCGTCGTCCTGGCCGAGGCCCACCAGCGCCAGGGCAAGACCGACCGCGCGGTGCGCTGGCTGATCACCGCGCTGCCTGCCTATGACAAGGACGGCGAGAAATATGAAGAGATCAAGCGCCGCGTCCAGCAGTACATCCTCCAGGGCGAAGACCCTAGGGAGATCGCCGCGCTGGTGCGCCGCTATGACACCGGGTTCCCCGGTGGCATCGCGCGCTACCGGCACGTCGAGCTGCTTGCCGCGGCCGGCGACTTCGACGCCGCGCAGGAGGCGGGCAAGGAATTTCTGGCGAAGCTGCCCGATCACCCGTTGCACGCACTCGTCGAGCGCCGCCTCCGGATCATCGAGTCGGCGCGCAACGTCGATCCGCTTCGCATCGGCGTGATCCTGCCGCTCTCGGGCAAGTACAAGGTCTTCGGCGAGCGCGCGTTGCGCGGCATCGAGCTTGCCCAGCAGAACATCCACGTGCGCGGCCGCGGCAAGGGGGCAAAAGTCACCTTCATCTACCGCGACTCGGGCGGCGATCCCGACAAGGCCGTGCAGGCCGTCGAGGAGCTCGCGCTCGAAGAGAACGTCATCGGGATTATCGGACCGCTGCTGGGCATCACCGCCGCGCCGGCGGCGCGGCGGGCCGAGGTGCTCGAAGTGCCGATCATGACCATGAGCCAGCGCGAGGGGCTCCCCGAGATCGGTCCGTATGTGTTTCGCTACTTCATGACGCCAAGGGACCAGGCCCGCGCGCTGGTTCGTTACGCGATCAAGCACCGCGCCGTGCGCAACTTCGGCATCATGTATCCCGAGACCGCGCTGGGCCGGAACTTCATGATGACCATCTGGAAGGAAGTCGAGGACGCCGGCGGTTGGGTCACGGCGGCCGATTCCTATGAGGCCGGTGCCACCGACTTCAAGGCGCCGCTCACCCGCATGACCGGGCGCTACTACGCCGACGCCCGCGAGTACGACCGCAAGGTAAGGAAAGAACGTGCCGGCCGCGCCTGGCGCGACGATGCTATCGCGCACATTGAATACTCCTACTGGAAGCGATTCCACGCGCCAAAGGAAGGGGAGGAGCCCGACCCCAACGCACCCGAAGCGCCCGAGTGGCCGCCCAGGGAAAAGACCTGGCAAGCCTCGGTCGACTTCGACGCGATCTTCCTGCCCGACGCATGGAACGAGGTCGTCCTGATCGCGCCGCAGCTCGACTACAACGACGTGCTCGGGGTCGAGATGCTTGGCACCTCGGCCTGGAACGACCCGCAGCTCCCCGAAAAGGGCGAGAAATACGTCGAAGGTTCGGTCTTTGTGGACGCCTTCTTCGCCAATTCGATCCGCCCGCGCGTGGCGCGCTTTGCCTATGCCTACGAGCAGGCCTTCGGCGAGCAGGCCACCGTGCTGGAGGCCACCGCCCATGACGCTGCCTCCATGATGGGCAAGCTGCTGGGCAGCCGGCAGCCGCCGCTTCGCCGCAATCAGCTCAAGGACGCCCTGCTGGGCGTCGACGGCATGAATCTGCTGCTGGGCAAGGCCTCCATCTCCGAGACCGGCGATGCGGTCCTGCCGCTGACCCTGCTCACGGTTGCAGAGGATGAGATCGTTGAACTAGTGTTGCCTGAAGAGGATCCTCTGGATGATCTGGAGGATTCCGAGGCGCCTAAAACGGCTCCAGCCGAGGTTCAATGA
- a CDS encoding response regulator has translation MARQHILVVDDDQKSLQVLEISLKKAGFLVTTAQNGLDGLEKAKTSVPELIISDVKMPKLNGYQFCKRIKEDPKLEKVPFIFLTSQKSVDDKIKGLELGVDDYLTKPIYIKELLTRVRLLLQKREKESLEEVSAQRQFAGSLTDMGVVDLLQTLEIGRKTGVLYLTGPGASSGLIYFSEGQIIDAIQGQIKAERAIYRMLAWNEGAFKIDFKPLDRQVVVSTSTQGLIMDGMRRLDEWERLAEQLPPLDTVLIIDPQELLVQYPEKFPTKAGQILQLFDGTRTILTVVDSCGLDDLPALNIISKLYFQGLLKELEQGATPPMITMASAQPAQPSNVVEFPSQPPEPASEPAGSMPDDFGDSAGEVSAVSVRDLLASTHVSPAPVPASVPQPAAASMEDIAAQAEARALSQPPPPPPPEETDEEATEPSAEMPSPRVAAPHAQKSGRQDKVYEVEDEVKLVSPKPWQRHPALFAGVGGALGVLLLIAGAAAFGLLAPLGVPALIGGSSAPNLKPIEAQVALHVPAALQGAVAKIDGFSESQETLPEVAALKARALLRLGMLEDNVGGALKDADSALRLVDDAGQRTPVVQVTWAELDVLRGRFDDARKRAQPFLSASDSATAGWAAYVSGLADLREGKNLGQAIELLGSAERALPGSVAVALALSEALLRVSDYDKAREQASRAASESARSAEAQELLARACAALRDRDCARGAWDRAVSLAPDNAQFALGQASNLWQEEKNAGEAGAKLKSIVSNENWKDESEVRARAYFLLGEIAAAGGDNDAARDYYEKVQAIDSGYPGLSSRLAALRPARRPAPKPAPVDPATEGRRLLRKGQYRAAIPFLQKAVLQDSRDAELFSELGNAYLQIDESDSARRSFERALKLDRNNATALRWLGQLYSTAGEREQAAVMFERFLKVAPTHPDAPLVRALLRRIER, from the coding sequence ATGGCCAGGCAGCACATTCTCGTAGTAGACGACGACCAGAAGAGTCTGCAGGTTCTTGAGATCTCTCTCAAGAAGGCGGGCTTTTTGGTGACGACTGCCCAGAACGGTCTGGACGGGCTTGAGAAAGCCAAGACCAGCGTCCCCGAACTCATCATCTCCGACGTCAAGATGCCCAAGCTCAACGGGTATCAGTTCTGCAAACGCATCAAGGAAGATCCCAAGCTCGAAAAAGTCCCCTTTATCTTTCTGACAAGTCAGAAGTCGGTCGACGACAAGATCAAGGGCCTTGAGCTGGGCGTCGACGACTACCTCACCAAACCGATCTACATCAAGGAACTCCTCACGCGGGTGCGGCTGCTGCTGCAGAAGCGTGAGAAGGAATCCCTCGAAGAAGTCAGCGCGCAGCGCCAGTTCGCGGGCTCGCTCACGGACATGGGCGTGGTAGACCTGCTCCAGACCCTGGAGATCGGTCGCAAGACCGGCGTGCTCTACCTGACGGGGCCGGGCGCTTCCTCAGGCCTCATCTATTTTTCCGAAGGTCAGATCATCGATGCCATCCAGGGGCAGATCAAGGCCGAGCGCGCCATCTACCGCATGCTCGCGTGGAACGAGGGCGCCTTCAAAATCGATTTCAAACCCCTCGACCGGCAGGTGGTCGTCTCCACCAGCACGCAGGGACTCATCATGGACGGCATGCGCCGTCTCGATGAGTGGGAACGTCTGGCCGAGCAGCTTCCACCGCTCGATACGGTGCTCATCATCGATCCCCAGGAACTGCTCGTGCAGTATCCCGAAAAGTTTCCGACCAAGGCCGGGCAGATCCTCCAGCTCTTCGATGGCACGCGCACCATCCTGACGGTGGTAGACAGTTGCGGGCTCGACGACCTGCCGGCGCTCAACATCATCTCGAAACTCTACTTCCAGGGCTTGCTCAAGGAACTCGAACAGGGCGCGACGCCGCCCATGATCACGATGGCCAGCGCGCAGCCGGCGCAGCCCTCGAACGTCGTCGAGTTCCCCTCCCAACCGCCCGAGCCCGCGTCCGAGCCGGCCGGATCGATGCCCGATGATTTCGGCGATTCGGCCGGGGAAGTCTCGGCGGTCAGCGTGCGCGACCTGCTCGCCAGCACGCATGTGAGTCCCGCGCCGGTGCCGGCATCCGTGCCGCAGCCTGCAGCGGCAAGCATGGAAGACATCGCCGCACAGGCCGAGGCCCGCGCGCTCAGCCAGCCGCCGCCTCCACCACCTCCCGAGGAGACGGACGAGGAAGCGACCGAGCCGAGTGCCGAGATGCCGTCGCCGCGCGTTGCCGCGCCTCATGCGCAAAAGAGCGGGCGACAGGACAAGGTCTACGAAGTTGAGGACGAGGTAAAGCTCGTCTCGCCCAAACCCTGGCAGCGCCACCCGGCACTCTTTGCCGGCGTTGGCGGCGCACTCGGCGTGCTCCTGCTCATTGCCGGTGCCGCTGCCTTTGGACTTCTGGCGCCCCTTGGCGTGCCGGCGCTCATCGGCGGCTCGTCGGCGCCGAACCTCAAACCCATTGAGGCGCAGGTCGCGCTACACGTGCCCGCCGCGTTGCAGGGCGCGGTTGCAAAAATCGATGGTTTTTCCGAATCGCAGGAAACCCTGCCGGAGGTCGCGGCGCTCAAGGCCCGCGCCCTGCTACGGCTGGGAATGCTTGAAGACAATGTGGGCGGCGCCCTCAAGGACGCCGACAGCGCGTTGCGGCTCGTAGATGATGCGGGACAGCGCACGCCGGTCGTGCAGGTCACCTGGGCCGAGCTCGACGTGCTGCGCGGTCGCTTCGACGATGCGCGAAAGCGCGCGCAGCCCTTCCTCTCGGCCTCCGACTCTGCAACGGCAGGGTGGGCGGCCTACGTGAGCGGCCTTGCCGATCTGCGCGAGGGCAAGAACCTCGGGCAGGCGATCGAGCTGCTTGGTTCTGCAGAGCGCGCGCTTCCCGGAAGCGTGGCCGTGGCCCTTGCGCTCTCCGAAGCGCTGCTTCGCGTCTCCGACTACGACAAGGCGCGCGAGCAGGCCAGCCGTGCGGCGAGCGAGTCCGCCCGGAGCGCCGAGGCCCAGGAACTGCTGGCGCGCGCCTGCGCCGCGCTCCGCGACCGCGACTGCGCGCGCGGCGCGTGGGACAGGGCGGTCTCGCTTGCACCCGACAATGCGCAGTTCGCGTTGGGGCAGGCCTCGAACCTCTGGCAGGAAGAGAAAAATGCCGGCGAGGCGGGCGCAAAGCTCAAGTCCATCGTCTCCAACGAAAACTGGAAAGACGAGAGCGAGGTGCGCGCGCGTGCCTACTTCCTGCTGGGTGAGATCGCAGCCGCCGGCGGGGACAACGACGCCGCGCGCGACTACTACGAAAAAGTGCAGGCGATCGACTCGGGCTATCCCGGGCTCTCCAGCCGGCTGGCGGCGCTGCGTCCAGCGCGGCGCCCGGCACCCAAACCTGCGCCGGTCGATCCGGCCACCGAGGGGCGCCGCCTGCTGCGCAAGGGCCAATACCGCGCGGCGATTCCCTTCCTTCAGAAGGCCGTGCTGCAGGACTCGCGCGATGCCGAGCTCTTCTCGGAACTGGGCAATGCCTACCTGCAGATCGACGAATCGGACTCGGCGCGCCGCTCCTTTGAACGCGCGCTCAAGCTCGATCGCAACAACGCGACGGCGCTTCGCTGGCTCGGGCAGCTCTACTCCACCGCCGGAGAGCGCGAGCAGGCTGCGGTGATGTTCGAGCGATTCCTCAAAGTGGCACCCACGCACCCAGACGCGCCGCTGGTGCGCGCGCTGCTTCGCCGCATCGAGCGCTGA
- a CDS encoding rhomboid family intramembrane serine protease, which produces MKTSEAKYYRVQFGPPGSRGFAGEGWSAVAIILITCVILYLLGVARTELGIRLALVPRLFWHGYLWQPITYQFLHAGFLHLALNSLVLWSFGPELEHRWGRAKFLRFFLISGAGGGIASALGYMGSQFPVVGMSGSIFGLLAAYALLDPNRIVLLFFFPVRIRDLVIWSLGIGIFAELFTSGRGIAHWAHVGGAVTGYLYMKKDDLFRRSRNWYYRKKLERRRRADGVIENEAPAEPAEPVEHETH; this is translated from the coding sequence GTGAAGACCTCCGAAGCCAAATACTACCGCGTGCAGTTCGGCCCCCCGGGAAGCCGGGGCTTTGCCGGTGAGGGCTGGAGTGCGGTCGCCATCATCCTGATTACCTGCGTGATTCTGTATCTGCTGGGCGTGGCGCGCACGGAACTGGGCATCCGCCTGGCGCTGGTGCCGCGCCTGTTCTGGCACGGCTATCTCTGGCAGCCCATTACCTACCAGTTCCTTCACGCTGGCTTTCTGCACCTGGCGCTCAACTCGCTGGTGCTCTGGAGCTTCGGTCCCGAGCTCGAACACCGGTGGGGCCGGGCCAAGTTCCTGCGTTTCTTTCTGATCAGCGGCGCGGGCGGCGGCATCGCCTCGGCCCTTGGCTACATGGGAAGCCAGTTCCCGGTAGTGGGCATGTCGGGCTCGATCTTCGGCCTGCTCGCCGCCTACGCGCTCCTTGATCCCAACCGGATCGTGCTGCTCTTTTTCTTTCCGGTGCGTATTCGCGACCTGGTGATCTGGTCGCTGGGAATCGGCATCTTCGCTGAGCTCTTTACCAGCGGCCGGGGCATCGCCCACTGGGCCCACGTGGGCGGCGCGGTGACGGGATATCTCTACATGAAGAAGGATGATCTTTTCCGCCGCTCGCGCAACTGGTATTACCGCAAGAAGCTCGAGCGCCGCAGGCGCGCCGACGGCGTGATTGAAAACGAGGCACCTGCTGAACCGGCCGAGCCGGTCGAACACGAGACACACTGA
- the lon gene encoding endopeptidase La, with product MKEIPVLPVRDLVVFPRMMVPLFLSRDTGIDAVISLGQAAGRILVVTQKSPDTEEPRAGDCFPVGTICSVVRSVRLADGRLKVLVHGESRAKAGDWSAQHRARPTLLPEAPLAGEDQIEAEALSRSIIDNLDKVVQLGRNLSPDILMTFEGLAPEQIPDALGAQVGFPVPDAQRLLEAPSTLDRLRVAAELLSRESDILGVKAEIETQAKDELSRSQREFFLREQIRAIRTELGEGEDRPPDVAELAGKLEKAGLTEEARTEADKQLKRLEQMHPESAEATIIKTYLDWMVDLPWSKTTEDRVDIPAARRILDEDHYGLPKVKQRILEFLGVSKLKGSLRGPILCFVGPPGVGKTSLGKSIARAVGREFVRISLGGMKDEAEIRGHRRTYVGAMPGRILQGLKQAGVRNPVFMLDEIDKIGNDFRGDPASALLEVLDPQQNKEFSDHYLSVNFDLSDVLFIATANQLDTVPPALRDRMEVIEISGYSEEEKLRIAKQYLLPRQLEENGVSEANLQLTDSALRGLIEHYTRESGLRNLEREIASVCRKVALKVAEEKGERYRVSAGNLEKYLGVHKYEPLEESEGDEVGVATGLAWTPYGGEMLYVEAQFNPSKRGGISLTGQLGDVMKESVHAALSYVRTRTNFGIAADFFDKHELHLHVPEGAIPKDGPSAGITMAAAIVSAATGRPVRKRIAMTGEITLRGRVLPVGGVREKLLAANRMGINRVLVPKANVKDLGELPRSLRQAMEIIPVETTEQVLEEVLLPPVTGPGAASKPPARKRPSSRAKTPARAGWDQPRAKRSPASS from the coding sequence ATGAAGGAAATCCCCGTCCTGCCAGTTCGGGATCTCGTCGTCTTTCCACGCATGATGGTTCCGCTGTTCCTCTCCCGGGACACCGGCATCGATGCGGTTATTTCCCTGGGGCAGGCGGCCGGGCGCATCCTGGTCGTCACGCAGAAATCTCCCGATACTGAAGAACCACGCGCAGGCGACTGCTTCCCGGTGGGAACCATCTGCTCGGTCGTGCGCAGCGTGCGCCTGGCCGACGGGCGTCTCAAGGTGCTTGTCCACGGCGAGTCCCGTGCAAAGGCCGGCGACTGGAGCGCCCAGCACCGGGCGCGCCCGACCCTGCTCCCCGAAGCGCCGCTTGCCGGTGAGGACCAGATAGAGGCAGAAGCGCTCTCGCGCTCGATCATCGACAACCTCGACAAGGTGGTGCAGCTCGGGCGCAATCTCTCCCCCGATATCCTGATGACCTTCGAGGGCCTTGCACCCGAACAGATTCCCGATGCGCTTGGCGCGCAGGTGGGCTTTCCGGTTCCCGATGCCCAGCGCCTGCTTGAGGCGCCCAGCACGCTTGATCGTCTGCGCGTTGCAGCAGAGCTGCTCTCGCGCGAGTCAGACATTCTGGGCGTCAAAGCCGAAATCGAAACCCAGGCGAAGGACGAACTCTCGCGCTCGCAACGCGAGTTCTTCCTGCGCGAGCAAATCCGCGCCATCCGCACCGAGCTCGGAGAGGGCGAGGATCGTCCGCCCGACGTCGCCGAATTGGCGGGCAAGCTCGAAAAGGCGGGGCTTACCGAAGAGGCGCGCACCGAAGCAGACAAACAGCTCAAGCGGCTTGAGCAGATGCATCCCGAGTCGGCCGAGGCAACCATCATCAAGACCTATCTGGACTGGATGGTGGACCTGCCCTGGAGCAAGACGACCGAGGACCGCGTGGACATTCCGGCTGCGCGCAGGATTCTCGACGAAGACCACTACGGCCTTCCCAAGGTCAAGCAGCGCATTCTGGAGTTCCTGGGCGTGAGCAAGCTCAAGGGAAGCCTGCGCGGGCCGATCCTGTGCTTTGTGGGGCCTCCGGGCGTGGGCAAGACCTCGCTGGGCAAAAGCATTGCGCGCGCCGTGGGGCGCGAGTTCGTCCGCATCTCGCTGGGCGGCATGAAGGACGAGGCCGAGATTCGCGGCCACCGTCGCACCTACGTGGGCGCGATGCCCGGTCGCATTCTGCAGGGGCTCAAGCAGGCGGGCGTTCGCAACCCGGTGTTCATGCTCGATGAGATCGACAAGATCGGCAACGACTTCCGCGGCGATCCGGCCTCGGCGCTGCTCGAAGTGCTCGATCCCCAGCAGAACAAGGAGTTCTCCGACCACTATCTCTCGGTGAACTTCGATCTCTCGGACGTGCTCTTTATCGCGACGGCCAACCAGCTCGACACCGTGCCGCCGGCGCTGCGCGATCGCATGGAGGTCATCGAGATCTCCGGTTACTCCGAAGAAGAAAAACTCCGCATTGCCAAGCAGTACCTGCTGCCGCGCCAGCTCGAAGAAAACGGCGTGAGCGAGGCAAACCTCCAGCTCACCGACTCGGCGTTGCGCGGTCTCATTGAGCACTACACCCGTGAGAGCGGCCTGCGAAACCTCGAGCGCGAGATCGCCTCGGTCTGCCGCAAGGTCGCGCTGAAAGTCGCCGAGGAAAAGGGCGAACGCTACCGCGTGAGCGCGGGCAACCTTGAAAAATACCTGGGCGTGCACAAGTACGAACCGCTCGAAGAGAGCGAGGGCGACGAAGTCGGCGTGGCGACCGGCCTTGCCTGGACGCCCTATGGCGGTGAAATGCTCTACGTCGAGGCGCAGTTCAACCCGAGCAAGCGCGGCGGTATCTCGCTGACCGGCCAGCTCGGTGACGTGATGAAGGAAAGCGTTCATGCCGCGCTCTCCTACGTGCGCACGCGAACGAACTTCGGCATCGCGGCCGATTTCTTCGACAAGCACGAACTCCACCTGCATGTGCCCGAGGGTGCCATTCCCAAGGACGGCCCTTCGGCGGGCATCACCATGGCGGCGGCAATCGTCTCGGCTGCTACCGGGCGCCCGGTGCGAAAGCGCATTGCCATGACCGGTGAGATCACGCTGCGCGGCCGCGTCCTGCCCGTGGGCGGGGTGCGTGAGAAGCTGCTGGCTGCCAACCGCATGGGAATCAACCGGGTTCTGGTGCCCAAGGCCAATGTGAAGGATCTGGGCGAGCTTCCTCGCTCGCTGCGCCAGGCGATGGAAATCATCCCCGTGGAGACCACCGAGCAGGTGCTCGAAGAGGTGCTTCTTCCCCCTGTGACGGGCCCTGGAGCGGCTTCGAAGCCTCCTGCGCGCAAGCGGCCGTCCTCGCGGGCGAAGACCCCGGCGCGCGCGGGTTGGGATCAGCCGCGGGCCAAGCGCTCCCCGGCCTCTTCCTGA
- the mutY gene encoding A/G-specific adenine glycosylase, which yields MAKKSQTPESLPARRAAAIARRLEAWFAGARREMPWREDRDPYRVWLSEIMLQQTRVATVIPYFEKFTAKFPRVEALAAADEQDVLSLWSGLGYYARARSLHKAAKVVANEFGGKFPESAEALRALPGVGPYTAGAIASIAFDEPAPAVDGNVVRVLSRLLAWQADTADPAARRAAEPLVTQILERGAPHVLTQAIMELGATLCLPANPACGACPLASICEAKKADKVARFPLAKARKKPKAVHLVALALLDSKGRVLMQKREGQALFGGLWEIPHLEVATKKDHAAALKELAALQGQKGAGAPAHRGQVSHALTHRKFTLDLYAARAARAVKASSGRKWIDPHDPGALPLSSFQRKLLARLGQLL from the coding sequence GTGGCGAAGAAATCCCAGACCCCGGAATCCCTTCCTGCGCGCCGGGCCGCTGCCATTGCGCGGCGGCTGGAGGCGTGGTTCGCGGGCGCGCGCCGCGAGATGCCCTGGCGCGAGGATCGCGATCCCTACCGCGTGTGGCTCTCGGAAATCATGCTCCAGCAGACCCGCGTCGCCACGGTGATCCCCTACTTCGAGAAATTCACAGCGAAGTTTCCCCGCGTCGAGGCCCTCGCCGCCGCCGATGAGCAGGACGTTCTCTCCCTGTGGTCGGGACTCGGCTATTACGCCCGGGCGCGCTCGCTCCACAAGGCGGCAAAGGTCGTCGCCAATGAGTTCGGCGGAAAATTTCCCGAAAGCGCCGAGGCGCTTCGCGCCCTTCCCGGCGTCGGCCCCTACACCGCCGGGGCGATTGCCTCCATTGCATTCGATGAGCCCGCACCCGCTGTGGACGGCAACGTGGTGCGCGTGCTCTCGCGGCTGCTCGCCTGGCAGGCCGATACCGCCGACCCGGCCGCGCGCCGCGCGGCCGAACCGCTCGTCACGCAGATTCTTGAGCGCGGAGCGCCGCACGTGCTCACGCAGGCAATCATGGAACTGGGCGCGACGCTCTGCCTTCCTGCAAACCCCGCCTGCGGGGCCTGCCCGCTCGCCTCGATCTGTGAGGCAAAAAAGGCCGACAAGGTCGCGCGTTTCCCCCTGGCAAAAGCGCGCAAGAAACCAAAGGCCGTGCACCTGGTTGCACTGGCGCTCCTGGATTCAAAGGGCCGGGTGCTCATGCAAAAACGCGAAGGGCAGGCCCTCTTCGGCGGGCTGTGGGAAATCCCGCATCTGGAAGTGGCAACAAAGAAGGACCACGCCGCCGCCCTCAAGGAGCTTGCCGCGCTCCAGGGACAAAAGGGCGCTGGCGCCCCGGCTCACCGCGGGCAGGTGAGCCACGCACTCACCCACCGCAAGTTCACGCTGGATCTCTACGCGGCTCGCGCGGCGCGTGCTGTGAAAGCCTCGAGCGGGCGCAAATGGATCGATCCACACGACCCTGGCGCGCTGCCACTGTCGAGTTTCCAGCGCAAGTTGCTGGCCAGGCTTGGCCAGTTGCTGTAA
- a CDS encoding 2-hydroxychromene-2-carboxylate isomerase, producing MSKTVDFYFDLSSPYAYMASTQIDELCERHGASANWKPFLLGAVFKATGNRAPATVIPKGKYMFEDLKEWAAYYGVDFAFPSSFPLNSVKPMRACLAAEEQGKLKEFVRAMYEAYWVNNKKIDEPDIIGEVAKSVGLDAEKLLARIEEQDLKDKLKDNTQAAVDKGAFGAPSMFVDGRMYWGNDRLPLLERYLKQG from the coding sequence ATGAGCAAGACCGTCGACTTCTACTTCGATCTCTCCAGCCCTTACGCCTATATGGCATCGACCCAGATTGACGAGCTGTGCGAGCGCCATGGCGCCAGCGCGAACTGGAAGCCCTTTTTGCTGGGCGCGGTGTTCAAGGCCACGGGCAACCGGGCGCCGGCCACGGTCATTCCCAAGGGCAAATACATGTTCGAGGACCTCAAGGAATGGGCCGCCTATTACGGCGTGGACTTTGCCTTCCCCAGCAGCTTCCCGCTCAATTCGGTCAAGCCCATGCGCGCCTGCCTGGCCGCCGAGGAACAGGGCAAGCTCAAGGAATTTGTCCGCGCAATGTACGAGGCCTACTGGGTAAACAACAAGAAGATCGATGAGCCCGACATCATCGGCGAAGTGGCGAAGTCGGTGGGACTCGACGCCGAGAAGCTGCTCGCGCGCATCGAGGAGCAGGATTTAAAAGACAAGCTCAAGGACAACACCCAGGCTGCCGTCGACAAGGGCGCCTTCGGCGCGCCGAGCATGTTCGTCGACGGGCGGATGTACTGGGGCAATGACCGCCTGCCCCTGCTGGAGCGCTACCTCAAGCAGGGCTGA